From the Macaca nemestrina isolate mMacNem1 chromosome 7, mMacNem.hap1, whole genome shotgun sequence genome, one window contains:
- the LOC105499198 gene encoding telomerase protein component 1 isoform X1: MEKPHGHVSAHPDILSLENWCLAMLPDLQPMEKLHQHISAHSDILSLKNQCLATLPDLKTVEKPHGYVSAHPDILSLENRCLATLSDLKTMEKPHGHVSAHPDILSLENRCLATLPSLKSTVSASRLFQSLQISHMTQADLYCVNNSNFLLSEPPSWSAQHFSKGLDLSTCPIALKSLSATGTVQEATLGRWFDSKEKKGAETQMPSYSLSLGEEEEEVEDLALKLTSGDSESHPEPTDQVLQEKKMALLSLLCSTLVSEVNMKDASDPTLAAIFENCRELAPLEPEFILKASLYARQQLNVRNVANKILAIAAFLPACRPHLRRYFCAIVQLPSDWIQVAELYQSLAEGDENKLVPLPACLRAAMTDKFAQFDEYQLAKYNPRKHRAKRHPRRPPRSPRMEPPFSRRPFPRYIVFLRDEQKKFEKAYDTVSEKKNPPRFTLKKLVQRLHIHEPAQHVQALLGYRYPSNLQLFSRSRLPGPWDSSRAGKRMKLSRPETWERELSLRGNKASVWEELIENGKLPFMAMLRNLCNLLRVGISARHHELILQRLQHAKSVIHSRQFPFRFLNAHDSIDALEAQLRNQALPFPSNTTLMRRILTRNDKNRPRRRFLCHLSCQQLRTVMRIPVMYEKLKREKLRVHKARQWKYDGEMLKRYRQALETAVNLSVKHSLPLLPGRTILVYLTDANADRLCPKSNPQGPPLNYALLLIGMMITRAEQVDVMLCGGDTLKTAVLKAEEGILKTAIRLQAQVQEFDESGEWSLNTFGKYLLSLAGQRVPVDRVILFGQSMDEGMINVAKQLYWQHVNSKCLFVGVLLRRVQYLSPDLNPNDVTLSGCTDGILKFIAEHGASHLLEHVGQMDKIFKIPPPPGKTGVQSLRPLEEDTPSPLAPISQQGWRSIRLFISSTFRDMHGERDLLLRSVLPALQARAAPHRISLHGIDLRWGVTEEETRRNRQLEVCLGEVENAQLFVGILGSRYGYIPPSYNLPDHPHFHWAQQYPSGRSVTEMEVMQFLNRSQRLQPSAQALIYFRDSSFLSSVPDAWKSDFVSESEEAACRISELKSCLSRQKGITCRRYPCEWGGVAAGRPHVGGLEEFGQLVLQDVWNTIQKLYLQPGALLEQPVSIPDDDLVQATFQQLQKPPSTARPRLLQDTVQQLVLHHGRLSLVTGQSGQGKTAFLASLVSALQAPDGAKVAPLVFFHFSGARPDQGLALTLLRRLCTYLRGQLKEPGALPNTYRSLVWELQQRLLPKSAESLHPGQTLVLIIDGADRLVDQNGQLISDWIPKKLPRCVHLVLSVSRDAGLGETLEQSQGAHVVALGPLEASARARLVREELALYGKRLEESPFNNQMRLLLVKRESGRPLYLRLVTDHLRLFTLYEQVSERLRTLPATVPLLLQHILSTLEQEHGPDVLPQALTALEVTRSGLTVDQLHGVLNVWRTLPKGTKSWEEAVAAGNSGDPYPMGPFAYLVQSLRSLLGEGPLERPGARLCLPDGPLRTAAKRRYGKRPGQEDTAHILIAAQLWKTCDADASGTFRSCPPEALVDLPYHLLQSGNRGLLSKFLTNIHVVAAHLELGLVSRLLETHALYASSVPKEEQKLPEADVTVFRTFLRQQASILSQHPQLLPQQAANQPLDSPLCQQAPLLSQRWHLQHTLRWLNKPQTMKNQQSSSLSLAVSSSPTAVAFSTNGQRAAVGTANGTVYLLDLRTWQEEKSLVSGCDGISACLFLSDDTLFLTAFDGLLELWDLQHGCRVLQTKAHQYQITGCCLSPDRRLLATVCLGGCLKLWDTVRGQLAFQHTYPKPLNCVAFHPEGQVIATGSWAGSISFFQVDGLKVTKDLGAPGASVRTLAFNVPGGVVAVGRLDSMVELWAWREGARLAAFPAHHGFVAAALFLHAGCQLLTAGEDGKVQVWSGSLGRPRGDLGSLPLSPALSVALSPDGDRVAVGYRADGIRIYKMSSGSQGAQGQALDVAVSALAWLSPKVLVSGAEDGSLQGWALKECSLQSLWLLSRFQKPVLGLATSQELLASASEDFTVRLWPRQLLTLPHKAEDFPGGTELRGHEGPVSCCSFSTDGGSLATGGRDRSLLCWDVRTPKAPILIHSFPACHRDWVTGCAWTKDNLLISCSSDGSVGLWDPELGQRLGQFLGHQSAVSAVAAVEEHVVSVGRDGTLKVWDHQGVELTSIPAHSGPVNHCAAAMEPRAAGQPGSELLVVTIGLDGATRLWHPLLVSQTHTFLGHSGPVCAAAVSETSGLLLTASEDGSVRLWQVPKEADDTCIPRSSAAITAMAWAPDGSMAVSGNQAGELILWQEAKAVATAQAPGHIGALIWSSARTFFVLSADEKISEWQVKLRKGSAPGNFSLHLNRILQEDLGVLTSLGWAPDGHFLILAKADLKLLCMKPGDAPSEIWSSYTENPMILSTHKEYGVFVLQPKDPGVLSFLRQKESGEFEERLNFDINLENPSRTLISITQAKPESESSFLCASSDGMLWNLAKCSPEGEWTTGNIWQKKANIPETQTPGADPSTCRESDASMDSEPTSQLKTRQRRKIHSGSVTALHVLPELLVTASKDRDVKLWERPSMQLLGLFRCEGSVSCLEPWLGANSTLQLAVGDVQGNVYFLNWE, translated from the exons ATGGAAAAACCCCATGGCCATGTGTCTGCCCATCCAGACATCCTCTCCTTGGAGAACTGGTGCCTGgctatgctccctgacttacagCCCATGGAGAAACTACATCAGCATATATCTGCCCACTCAGATATCCTCTCCTTGAAGAACCAGTGCCTAGCCACGCTTCCTGACCTGAAGACTGTAGAAAAACCACATGGATATGTGTCTGCCCACCCAGACATCCTCTCCTTGGAGAACCGGTGCCTGGCCACACTTTCTGACCTGAAGACCATGGAGAAACCACATGGACATGTTTCTGCCCACCCAGACATCCTCTCCTTGGAGAACCGGTGCCTGGCCACCCTCCCTAGTCTAAAGAGCACTGTGTCTGCCAGCCGCTTGTTCCAGAGTCTACAGATATCTCACATGACGCAAGCTGATTTGTACTGTGTGAACAACAGCAATTTCCTGCTCTCTGAGCCTCCAAGTTGGAGCGCTCAGCATTTCTCTAAGGGACTAGACCTTTCAACCTGCCCTATAGCCCTGAAATCTCTCTCTGCCACAGGAACAGTTCAGGAAGCAACTTTG GGTCGTTGGTTTGattcaaaagagaagaaaggggcaGAGACCCAAATGCCTTCTTACAGTCTGagcttgggagaggaggaggaggaggtggaggatcTGGCCTTGAAGCTCACCTCTGGAGACTCTGAATCTCATCCAGAGCCTACTGACCAGGTCCTTCAGGAAAAGAAG ATGGCTCTATTGAGCTTGCTGTGCTCTACTCTGGTCTCAGAAGTAAACATGAAAGATGCATCTGACCCCACCCTGGCTGCCATTTTTGAAAACTGTCGTGAACTTGCGCCCCTGGAGCCTGAGTTTATCCTCAAG GCATCTTTGTATGCCAGGCAGCAGCTGAACGTCCGGAATGTGGCCAATAAAATCTTGGCCATTGCTGCCTTCTTACCGGCGTGCCGCCCCCACCTGCGACGATATTTCTGTGCCATTGTCCAGCTGCCTTCTGACTGGATCCAGGTGGCTGAGCTTTACCAG AGCCTGGCTGAGGGAGATGAGAATAAGCTGGTGCCCCTGCCcgcctgtctccgtgctgctaTGACGGACAAATTTGCCCAGTTTGACGAGTACCAGCTGGCTAAGTATAACCCTCGGAAGCACCGGGCCAAGAGACACCCCCGCAGGCCACCCCGCTCTCCA AGGATGGAGCCTCCATTTTCTCGCAGACCTTTTCCAAGGTACATAGTGTTTCTTAGAGATGAGCAGAAAAAG TTTGAGAAGGCCTATGATACAGTGTCAGAGAAAAAGAATCCTCCAAGGTTCACCCTGAAGAAGCTGGTTCAGCGACTGCACATCCACGAGCCTGCGCAGCACGTTCAAGCCCTGCTGGGTTACAG ATACCCCTCCAACCTACAGCTCTTTTCTCGAAGTCGCCTTCCCGGGCCTTGGGATTCTAGCAGAGCTGGGAAGAGGATGAAGCTGTCTAGGCCAGAGACCTGGGAGCGGGAGCTGAGCCTACGGGGGAACAAAGCGTCGGTCTGGGAGGAACTCATTG aaaatGGGAAGCTTCCCTTCATGGCCATGCTTCGGAACCTGTGCAACCTGCTGCGGGTTGGAATCAGTGCCCGCCACCATGAGCTCATTCTGCAGAGACTCCAGCATGCG AAGTCGGTGATCCACAGTCGGCAGTTTCCATTCAGATTTCTTAATGCCCATGATTCCATTGATGCCCTTGAGGCTCAACTCAGAAACCAAG CATTGCCCTTTCCTTCTAATACAACACTGATGAGGCGGATACTGACTAGAAATGACAAGAACCGTCCCAGGCGGAGGTTTCTTTGCCACCTAAGCTGTCAGCAGCTTCGGACAGTAATGAGGATACCTGTGATGTATGAGAAGCTTAAGAGGGAGAAGCTGAGAGTACACAAGGCCAG ACAGTGGAAATATGATGGTGAGATGCTGAAAAGGTACCGACAGGCCCTGGAGACGGCTGTGAACCTCTCTGTGAAGCACAGCCTGCCCCTGCTGCCAGGCCGCACCATCTTGGTCTATCTGACAGACGCTAATGCAGACAGGCTCTGTCCAAAGAGCAACCCACAAGGG CCTCCACTGAACTATGCGCTGCTGTTGATTGGGATGATGATCACGAGGGCCGAGCAGGTGGATGTCATGCTGTGTGGAGGTGACACTCTGAAGACTGCAGTGCTTAAGGCAGAAGAAGGCATCCTGAAGACTGCCATCAGGCTCCAGGCTCAAGTCCAG GAGTTTGATGAAAGTGGTGAATGGTCCCTGAATACTTTTGGGAAATACCTGCTGTCTCTGGCTGGCCAAAGGGTTCCT GTGGACAGGGTCATCCTCTTTGGCCAAAGCATGGATGAAGGAATGATAAATGTGGCCAAACAGCTTTACTGGCAGCATGTGAATTCCAAGTGCCTCTTTGTTGGTGTCCTCCTGAGAAGGGTACAATACCT GTCACCAGATTTGAATCCCAATGATGTGACACTCTCAGGCTGCACTGATGGGATACTGAA GTTCATCGCAGAGCATGGGGCCTCCCATCTTTTGGAACATGTGGGCCAAATGGACAAAATATTCAAGATTCCACCACCCCCAGGAAAGACAGGGGTCCAGTCTCTCCGGCCACTGGAAGAGGACACTCCAAGCCCCTTGGCTCCTATTTCCCAGCAAGG ATGGCGCAGCATCCGGCTTTTTATTTCATCCACTTTCCGAGACATGCATGGGGAGCGGGACCTGCTGCTGAGGTCTGTGCTGCCAGCACTGCAGGCCCGAGCGGCCCCTCACCGTATCAGCCTTCACGGAATCGACCTCCGCTGGGGCGTCACTGAGGAGGAGACCCGTAGGAACAG ACAATTGGAAGTGTGCCTTGGGGAGGTGGAGAACGCACAGCTGTTTGTGGGGATTCTGGGCTCCCGTTATGGATACATTCCCCCCAGCTACAACCTTCCTGACCATCCACACTTCCACTGG GCCCAGCAGTACCCTTCAGGGCGCTCTGTGACAGAGATGGAGGTGATGCAGTTCCTGAACCGGAGCCAACGTCTGCAGCCCTCTGCCCAAGCTCTCATCTACTTCCGGGATTCCAGCTTCCTCAG CTCTGTGCCAGATGCCTGGAAATCTGACTTTGTTTCTGAGTCTGAAGAGGCCGCATGTCGGATCTCAGAACTGAAGAGCTGCTTAAGCAGACAGAAAGGGATTACCTGCCGCAG GTACCCCTGTGAGTGGGGGGGTGTGGCAGCTGGCAGGCCCCATGTTGGCGGGCTGGAGGAGTTCGGTCAGTTGGTTCTGCAGGATGTGTGGAATACGATCCAGAAGCTCTACCTGCAG CCTGGGGCCCTGCTGGAGCAGCCAGTGTCCATCCCAGACGATGACTTGGTCCAGGCCACCTTCCAGCAGCTGCAGAAGCCACCGAGTACTGCCCGGCCACGCCTTCTTCAGGACACAGTGCAGCAGCTGGTGCTGCACcatgggaggctgagcctggtgACAGGGCAGTCAGGACAGGGCAAGACAGCCTTCCTG GCATCTCTTGTGTCAGCCCTGCAGGCTCCTGATGGGGCCAAGGTGGCACCATTAGTCTTCTTCCACTTTTCCGGGGCTCGTCCTGACCAGGGTCTTGCCCTCACTCTGCTCAGACGCCTCTGTACCTATCTGCGTGGCCAACTAAAAGAGCCAGGTGCCCTCCCCAACACCTACCG AAGCCTGGTGTGGGAGCTGCAGCAGAGACTGCTGCCCAAGTCTGCTGAGTCCCTGCATCCTGGCCAGACGCTGGTCCTGATCATCGATGGGGCTGATAGGTTGGTGGACCAGAATGGGCAGCTGATTTCAGACTGGATCCCGAAGAAGCTTCCCCGG TGTGTACACCTGGTGCTGAGTGTGTCTAGGGATGCAGGCCTAGGGGAGACCCTTGAGCAGAGCCAGGGTGCCCACGTGGTGGCCTTGGGGCCTCTGGAGGCCTCTGCTCGGGCCCGGCTGGTGAGAGAGGAGCTGGCCCTGTATGGGAAGCGGCTGGAGGAGTCACCGTTTAACAACCAG ATGCGACTGCTGCTGGTGAAGCGAGAATCAGGCCGGCCGCTCTACCTGCGCTTGGTCACCGATCATCTGAGGCTCTTCACGCTGTATGAGCAG GTGTCTGAGAGACTCCGGACTCTGCCTGCCACTGTCCCCCTGCTGCTGCAGCACATCCTGAGCACACTGGAACAGGAACACGGGCCTGATGTCCTTCCCCAGGCGTTGACCGCCCTAGAGGTCACACGGAGTG GTTTGACTGTGGACCAGCTGCATGGAGTGCTGAATGTGTGGCGGACACTACCCAAGGGGACTAAGAGCTGGGAAGAAGCAGTGGCTGCTGGTAACAGTGGAGACCCCTACCCCATGGGCCCGTTTGCCTACCTCGTCCAGAGTCTGCGCAG TTTGCTAGGGGAGGGCCCTCTGGAGCGCCCTGGTGCCCGGCTATGCCTCCCTGATGGGCCCCTGAGAACAGCAGCCAAACGTCGCTATGGGAAGAGGCCAGGGCAAGAGGACACGGCACACATCCTCATTGCAG CTCAGCTCTGGAAGACATGTGACGCTGATGCCTCAGGCACCTTCCGAAGTTGCCCTCCTGAGGCTCTGGTAGACCTGCCTTACCACCTG CTCCAGAGCGGGAACCGTGGACTTCTTTCGAAGTTTCTTACCAACATCCATGTGGTGGCTGCACACTTGGAACTGGGTCTGGTCTCTCGGCTCTTGGAGACCCATGCCCTCTATG CTTCTTCAGTCCCCAAAGAGGAACAAAAGCTCCCCGAGGCTGATGTTACGGTGTTTCGCACCTTCCTGAGGCAGCAGGCTTCAATCCTCAGCCAGCACCCCCAGCTCCTGCCCCAGCAAGCAGCCAACCAGCCCCTGGACTCACCTCTTTGCCAGCAAGCCCCGCTGCTCTCCCAGAGATGGCACCTCCAACACACACTACGATGGCTTAATAAACCCCAGACCATGAAAAATCAGCAAAG CTCCAGCCTGTCTCTGGCAGTTTCCTCATCCCCTACTGCCGTGGCTTTCTCCACCAATGGGCAAAGAGCAGCTGTTGGCACTGCCAATGGGACAGTTTACCTGTTGGACCTGAGAACTTGGCAG GAGGAGAAGTCTCTGGTGAGTGGCTGTGATGGAATCTCTGCTTGTTTGTTCCTCTCTGATGATACACTCTTTCTTACTGCCTTCGACGGACTCCTGGAGCTCTGGGACCTGCAGCATGGTTGTCG GGTGCTGCAGACCAAGGCCCACCAGTACCAAATCACTGGCTGCTGCCTGAGCCCAGACCGCCGGCTGCTAGCCACCGTGTGCTTGGGAGGATGCCTAAAG cTGTGGGACACAGTCCGTGGGCAACTGGCCTTCCAGCACACCTACCCCAAGCCCCTGAACTGTGTTGCCTTTCACCCAGAGGGGCAGGTAATAGCCACAGGCAGCTGGGCTGGCAGCATCAGCTTCTTCCAGGTGGATGGGCTCAAAGTCACCAAG GACCTGGGGGCACCTGGAGCCTCTGTCCGTACCTTGGCCTTCAATGTGCCTGGTGGGGTTGTGGCTGTGGGCCGGCTGGACAGTATGGTGGAGCTGTGGGCCTGGAGAGAAGGGGCACGGCTGGCTGCCTTCCCTGCCCACCACGGCTTTGTTGCTGCTGCGCTTTTCCTGCATGCGGGTTGCCAGTTACTGACGGCTGGAGAGGATGGCAAG GTTCAGGTATGGTCAGGGTCTCTGGGTCGGCCCCGTGGGGACCTGggttcccttcctctctctcctgccctctccGTGGCACTCAGCCCAGATGGTGATCGGGTGGCTGTTGGGTATCGAGCAGATGGCATTAGGATCTACAAAATGTCTTCAG gTTCCCAGGGGGCTCAGGGTCAGGCACTGGATGTGGCAGTATCCGCCCTGGCCTGGCTAAGCCCCAAGGTGTTGGTGAGTGGAGCAGAAGACGGGTCCTTGCAGGGCTGGGCACTCAAGGAATGCTCCCTTCAGTCCCTCTGGCTTCTGTCCAGATTCCAGAAGCCTGTGCTAGGACTGGCCACTTCCCAGGAGCTCTTGGCTTCTGCCTCAG AGGATTTCACAGTGCGGCTGTGGCCAAGGCAGCTGCTGACGCTGCCGCACAAGGCAGAAGACTTTCCCGGTGGCACTGAGCTGCGGGGACATGAGGGCCCTGTGAGCTGCTGTAGTTTCAGCACTGATGGAGGCAGCCTGGCCACCGGGGGCCGGGATCGG AGTCTCCTCTGCTGGGATGTGCGGACACCCAAAGCCCCTATTTTGATCCACTCCTTCCCCGCCTGTCACCGTGACTGGGTCACTGGCTGTGCCTGGACCAAAGATAACCTACTG ATATCCTGCTCCAGTGATGGCTCTGTGGGGCTCTGGGACCCAGAGTTGGGACAGCGGCTTGGTCAGTTCCTGGGTCATCAGAGTGCTGTGAGCGCTGTGGCAGCTGTG GAGGAGCACGTGGTGTCTGTGGGCCGGGATGGGACCTTGAAAGTGTGGGACCATCAAGGCGTGGAGCTGACCAGCATCCCTGCTCACTCAGGACCCGTTAACCACTGTGCAGCTGCCATGGAGCCCCGTGCAG CTGGACAGCCTGGGTCAGAGCTTCTGGTGGTGACCATCGGGCTAGATGGGGCCACACGGTTATGGCATCCACTCTTG GTGTCCCAAACCCACACCTTCCTGGGACACAGTGGCCCAGTCTGTGCTGCTGCTGTTTCAGAAACCTCAGGCCTCCTGCTGACTGCCTCTGAGGATGGTTCTGTACGGCTCTGGCAGGTTCCTAAGGAAGCAG aTGACACATGTATACCAAGGAGTTCTGCAGCCATCACTGCTATGGCTTGGGCACCAGATGGTTCCATGGCAGTATCTGGAAATCAAGCTGGGGAACTAATCTTGTGGCAGGAAGCCAAGGCTGTGGCCACAGCACAG GCTCCAGGCCACATTGGTGCTCTGATCTGGTCCTCGGCACGCACCTTTTTTGTCCTCAGTGCTGATGAGAAAATCAGCGAGTGGCAAGTGAAACTGCGGAAGGGTTCAGCACCCGGAAATTTCAG TCTTCACCTGAACCGAATTCTACAGGAGGACTTAGGGGTGCTGACAAGTCTGGGTTGGGCTCCTGATGGTCACTTTCTCATCTTGGCCAAAGCGGATTTGAAGTTACTTTGCATGAAGCCAGGGGACGCTCCTTCTGAAATCTG GAGCAGCTATACAGAAAATCCTATGATATTGTCCACCCACAAGGAGTATGGCGTATTTGTCCTGCAGCCCAAGGATCCTggagttctttctttcttg AGGCAAAAGGAATCAGGAGAGTTTGAAGAGAGGCTGAACTTCGATATAAACTTAGAGAATCCTAGTAGGACCCTAATATCGATAACTCAAGCCAAACCTGAATCTG AGTCCTCATTTTTGTGTGCCAGCTCTGATGGGATGCTATGGAACCTGGCCAAATGCAGCCCAGAAGGAGAATGGACCACAGGTAACATCTGgcagaaaaaagcaaacattccTGAAACCCAAACTCCAGGGGCAGACCCATCTACCTGCAGGGAATCTGACGCCAGCATGGatagtgagccaacatcacagcTAAAGACACGGCAGCGTAGAAAG ATTCACTCGGGCTCTGTCACAGCCCTCCATGTGCTACCTGAGTTGCTGGTGACAGCTTCAAAGGACAGAGATGTTAAGCTATGGGAGAGACCCAGTATGCAGctg CTGGGCCTGTTCCGATGCGAAGGGTCAGTGAGCTGCCTGGAACCTTGGCTGGGCGCTAACTCCACCCTGCAGCTTGCCGTGGGAGATGTGCAGGGCAATGTGTACTTTCTGAACTGGGAATGA